One window of Kryptolebias marmoratus isolate JLee-2015 linkage group LG3, ASM164957v2, whole genome shotgun sequence genomic DNA carries:
- the LOC108251135 gene encoding opsin-5-like yields MSFRGPAAAEPAETGPPWKNHNFTTGDGRDPHLSDQGETIIGVYLLLLGWMSWFGNSVVLFVLYRQRASLQPTDYLTFNLAVSDASISVFGYSRGIIEIFNFFQDSDFLITSIWTCQVDGFFTLLFGLSSIYTLTVISMTRYIKGCHPSRAHYITKTRVFLCLLFIWVMDVFWSGAPLLGWGSYTDRGYGTCEIDWSKASFSSIYRSYIISIFIFCFFIPVLIMLFCYVSIINTVKRGNALSADGDLTDRQRKMERDVTIVSIVICTAFILAWSPYAVVSMWSTWGFHVPNLTSIFTRLFAKSASFYNPLIYFGLSSKFRKDVGVLLPCTRDAKNSVRLKRFKLKTDGCMAAGGGVRQKGSLNCLEKKYLPMNQNPQGTTPDSGRNVSLGTPPPGTKEVYYMDVPHPPETSSEFECVRL; encoded by the exons ATGTCATTCAGAGgccctgcagcagctgaacctGCTGAAACCGGACCCCCCTGGAAGAACCACAACTTCACCACGGGGGACGGGCGAGATCCCCATCTGTCTGACCAGGGAGAGACCATCATCGGAGTCTACCTGTTGCTGCTAG GTTGGATGTCCTGGTTCGGAAACAGCGTGGTTCTGTTCGTTCTGTACCGGCAGAGAGCCTCGCTGCAGCCCACAGACTACCTGACCTTTAACCTGGCCGTCTCTGATGCCAGCATCTCTGTGTTCGGCTACTCCAGAGGAATCATCGAGATCTTCAACTTCTTCCAGGACAGCGACTTCCTCATCACTTCCATCTGGACCTGCCAG GTAGACGGTTTCTTCACGCTGCTGTTTGGCCTGAGCAGCATCTACACACTGACAGTGATCAGCATGACCCGCTACATCAAAGGATGTCACCCGAGCAGAG CGCACTACATAACCAAGACCCGTGTGTTCCTCTGTCTGCTGTTCATCTGGGTTATGGATGTGTTCTGGTCTGGAGCACCGTTGCTGGGCTGGGGGAGTTATACAG ATCGGGGGTATGGCACCTGTGAGATTGATTGGTCAAAAGCCAGCTTCTCATCCATCTACAGGTCTTACATCATCTCAATCTTCatcttctgcttcttcatcCCTGTGCTCATCATGCTCTTCTGCTATGTGTCCATCATCAACACGGTGAAGAGAGGCAACGCCCTTTCAGCAGACGGAGACCTGACCGACCGCCAGAGAAAGATGGAGAGAGATGTCACTATT GTTTCCATAGTTATCTGCACAGCCTTCATCTTGGCATGGTCTCCATATGCTGTGGTATCCATGTGGTCCACCTGGGGCTTCCATGTACCCAACCTCACCAGCATCTTCACTCGGCTCTTTGCCAAATCTGCCAGCTTCTATAACCCCCTGATCTACTTTGGACTCAGCTCCAAGTTCCGTAAGGATGTGGGAGTCCTTCTGCCCTGCACCCGAGACGCCAAAAACTCTGTCAGGCTGAAGCGCTTCAAGCTGAAGACTGACGGCTGTATGGCTGCAGGAGGCGGAGTCAGACAGAAAGGTTCTTTGAATTGCTTGGAGAAAAAGTATTTGCCCATGAACCAGAATCCTCAGGGCACGACCCCAGACTCTGGGAGGAACGTTTCACTGGGCACACCTCCTCCAGGTACCAAGGAGGTGTATTACATGGATGTGCCCCACCCTCCTGAGACCAGCTCTGAGTTTGAATGTGTGAGACTCTAA
- the LOC108251136 gene encoding serum response factor isoform X1, which translates to MDTRTGSRSAGNGSTAGPAPNTASETDAGRFEDREYSTEVAFSGSELDSDSGDDDDTGGSGGDKRGVKRERSDREDGHPSGHSSGGFSRGYGGVSPAVSGVKPGKKTRGRVKIKMEFIDNKLRRYTTFSKRKTGIMKKAYELSTLTGTQVLLLVASETGHVYTFATRKLQPMITSETGKALIQTCLNSPDSPPRSDPSSDQRMSATGFEETDLTYQVTETEGCPEGPKDMIKPTFNLPAATQPSSSSSSSSLPLQVQTSAPSWQPPSSSNGTVLKTSAGVVLPGGITLMSGASLPPGTHTIPLSQLQGQPVAIQGPATPVASLQASPTAPTTLLRLPATVSLSGAGVSQQVQTIQVQPSSKQASTNQSSSDMHSPASSSASLPVSIVSSSSCTSSSVAGHMMYPGGHTLMYATPTPSLTDGSLAVLNTFAPTGHTQSHEPAAVPQVFLTSLPPVTAQIPVSAVQLHPMVISQQSSSNLTELQVVNLDVHQSKDD; encoded by the exons ATGGACACCAGAACTGGATCAAGGAGCGCGGGCAATGGCAGCACCGCCGGGCCGGCACCGAACACAGCTTCCGAGACCGATGCCGGCCGATTCGAGGACCGGGAGTACAGCACCGAGGTGGCTTTCAGTGGCTCCGAGCTGGACTCTGACTCCGGAGACGACGACGACACCGGGGGTTCCGGCGGGGACAAGAGGGGCGTGAAGCGGGAGAGGAGCGACAGGGAGGACGGTCATCCATCCGGGCACTCCTCCGGAGGTTTCAGCCGGGGGTACGGCGGGGTGAGCCCCGCGGTGTCCGGAGTCAAACCCGGGAAGAAGACCCGGGGCAGAGTCAAGATCAAGATGGAGTTCATCGACAACAAACTGAGGCGGTACACGACCTTCAGCAAGAGGAAGACCGGGATCATGAAGAAG GCCTATGAGTTGTCCACGCTCACAGGTACGCAGGTATTGCTGCTGGTCGCCAGTGAGACGGGTCACGTTTACACCTTTGCCACCAGGAAGCTGCAGCCAATGATCACATCAGAGACGGGGAAGGCGCTGATCCAAACCTGCCTGAACTCCCCGGACTCGCCGCCTCGCTCAGATCCATCTTCTGACCAGAGAATGAGCGCCACAGGCTTTGAGGAAACCGACCTCACCTACCAGGTGACGGAGACCGAGGGCTGCCCGGAGGGCCCGAAG GACATGATCAAACCAACTTTCAACCTCCCTGCTGCCACTCAGCCCTCTtcgtcttcatcttcatcctccctGCCCCTGCAGGTGCAGACCAGCGCCCCCTCCTGGcagcccccctcctcctccaatGGGACGGTCCTGAAGACATCAGCAGGTGTCGTACTTCCTGGAGGAATCACCTTGATGTCAG GTGCCTCTCTGCCCCCCGGCACGCACACCATCCCCCTCAGCCAGCTGCAGGGCCAACCTGTGGCCATCCAGGGCCCCGCCACCCCCGTCGCCTCACTGCAGGCCTCGCCTACAGCGCCAACCACACTGCTCCGCCTTCCCGCCACTGTGTCACTGTCAG GAGCTGGAGTGTCTCAGCAGGTGCAGACCATCCAGGTGCAGCCCAGCTCCAAGCAGGCCTCCACCAATCAGAGCAGCTCTGACATGCACagccccgcctcctcctcaG CCAGTCTTCCCGTTTCCAtcgtctcctcctcttcttgcACTTCTTCCTCAGTGGCAGGTCACATGATGTACCCCGGTGGTCACACACTGATGTATGCCACGCCGACACCCTCGCTGACTGACGGCAGCCTCGCCGTCCTCAACACGTTCGCCCCAACAGGCCACACCCAGTCACACGAGCCTG ctgccGTTCCGCAGGTCTTCCTCACTTCTCTTCCTCCAGTCACCGCTCAGATTCCAGTTTCTGCCGTCCAGCTGCACCCG ATGGTCATCAGCCAGCAAAGCAGCAGCAACCTGACGGAGCTTCAGGTCGTCAATCTGGACGTCCACCAATCAAAAGATGACTGA
- the LOC108251136 gene encoding serum response factor isoform X2: MDTRTGSRSAGNGSTAGPAPNTASETDAGRFEDREYSTEVAFSGSELDSDSGDDDDTGGSGGDKRGVKRERSDREDGHPSGHSSGGFSRGYGGVSPAVSGVKPGKKTRGRVKIKMEFIDNKLRRYTTFSKRKTGIMKKAYELSTLTGTQVLLLVASETGHVYTFATRKLQPMITSETGKALIQTCLNSPDSPPRSDPSSDQRMSATGFEETDLTYQVTETEGCPEGPKDMIKPTFNLPAATQPSSSSSSSSLPLQVQTSAPSWQPPSSSNGTVLKTSAGVVLPGGITLMSGASLPPGTHTIPLSQLQGQPVAIQGPATPVASLQASPTAPTTLLRLPATVSLSGAGVSQQVQTIQVQPSSKQASTNQSSSDMHSPASSSVAGHMMYPGGHTLMYATPTPSLTDGSLAVLNTFAPTGHTQSHEPAAVPQVFLTSLPPVTAQIPVSAVQLHPMVISQQSSSNLTELQVVNLDVHQSKDD; the protein is encoded by the exons ATGGACACCAGAACTGGATCAAGGAGCGCGGGCAATGGCAGCACCGCCGGGCCGGCACCGAACACAGCTTCCGAGACCGATGCCGGCCGATTCGAGGACCGGGAGTACAGCACCGAGGTGGCTTTCAGTGGCTCCGAGCTGGACTCTGACTCCGGAGACGACGACGACACCGGGGGTTCCGGCGGGGACAAGAGGGGCGTGAAGCGGGAGAGGAGCGACAGGGAGGACGGTCATCCATCCGGGCACTCCTCCGGAGGTTTCAGCCGGGGGTACGGCGGGGTGAGCCCCGCGGTGTCCGGAGTCAAACCCGGGAAGAAGACCCGGGGCAGAGTCAAGATCAAGATGGAGTTCATCGACAACAAACTGAGGCGGTACACGACCTTCAGCAAGAGGAAGACCGGGATCATGAAGAAG GCCTATGAGTTGTCCACGCTCACAGGTACGCAGGTATTGCTGCTGGTCGCCAGTGAGACGGGTCACGTTTACACCTTTGCCACCAGGAAGCTGCAGCCAATGATCACATCAGAGACGGGGAAGGCGCTGATCCAAACCTGCCTGAACTCCCCGGACTCGCCGCCTCGCTCAGATCCATCTTCTGACCAGAGAATGAGCGCCACAGGCTTTGAGGAAACCGACCTCACCTACCAGGTGACGGAGACCGAGGGCTGCCCGGAGGGCCCGAAG GACATGATCAAACCAACTTTCAACCTCCCTGCTGCCACTCAGCCCTCTtcgtcttcatcttcatcctccctGCCCCTGCAGGTGCAGACCAGCGCCCCCTCCTGGcagcccccctcctcctccaatGGGACGGTCCTGAAGACATCAGCAGGTGTCGTACTTCCTGGAGGAATCACCTTGATGTCAG GTGCCTCTCTGCCCCCCGGCACGCACACCATCCCCCTCAGCCAGCTGCAGGGCCAACCTGTGGCCATCCAGGGCCCCGCCACCCCCGTCGCCTCACTGCAGGCCTCGCCTACAGCGCCAACCACACTGCTCCGCCTTCCCGCCACTGTGTCACTGTCAG GAGCTGGAGTGTCTCAGCAGGTGCAGACCATCCAGGTGCAGCCCAGCTCCAAGCAGGCCTCCACCAATCAGAGCAGCTCTGACATGCACagccccgcctcctcctcaG TGGCAGGTCACATGATGTACCCCGGTGGTCACACACTGATGTATGCCACGCCGACACCCTCGCTGACTGACGGCAGCCTCGCCGTCCTCAACACGTTCGCCCCAACAGGCCACACCCAGTCACACGAGCCTG ctgccGTTCCGCAGGTCTTCCTCACTTCTCTTCCTCCAGTCACCGCTCAGATTCCAGTTTCTGCCGTCCAGCTGCACCCG ATGGTCATCAGCCAGCAAAGCAGCAGCAACCTGACGGAGCTTCAGGTCGTCAATCTGGACGTCCACCAATCAAAAGATGACTGA
- the eif4a3 gene encoding eukaryotic initiation factor 4A-III codes for MATAGAQGRKRIMKEEDMTKVEFETSEEVDVTPTFDTMGLREDLLRGIYAYGFEKPSAIQQRAIKQIIKGRDVIAQSQSGTGKTATFCISVLQCLDIQVRETQALILAPTRELAGQIQKVLLALGDYMNVQCHACIGGTNVGEDIRKLDYGQHVVAGTPGRVFDMIRRRSLRTRAIKMLVLDEADEMLNKGFKEQIYDVYRYLPPATQVVLISATLPHEILEMTNKFMTDPIRILVKRDELTLEGIKQFFVAVEREEWKFDTLCDLYDTLTITQAVIFCNTKRKVDWLTEKMREANFTVSSMHGDMPQKERESIMKEFRSGASRVLISTDVWARGLDVPQVSLIINYDLPNNRELYIHRIGRSGRYGRKGVAINFVKNDDIRILRDIEQYYSTQIDEMPMNVADLI; via the exons ATGGCTACAGCCGGGGCACAGGGCAGGAAGAGAATCATGAAGGAGGAGGACATGACCAAGGTAGAGTTTGAGACCAGCGAGGAGGTGGACGTCACTCCCACCTTCGACACGATGGGACTGCGAGAAGACCTACTTCGCGGGATCTACGCCTACG ggttCGAGAAGCCGTCGGCCATTCAGCAGAGAGCCATCAAACAGATCATCAAAGGCCGAGACGTCATCGCTCA GTCTCAGTCTGGAACAGGAAAGACGGCAACCTTCTGTATCTCGGTGCTGCAGTGTCTCGACATCCAG GTGAGGGAGACACAAGCTCTGATCCTCGCTCCAACCAGAGAGCTGGCTGGACAGATTCAGAAG GTCCTGCTGGCCCTGGGAGACTACATGAACGTCCAGTGTCACGCCTGTATTGGAGGCACCAACGTGGGCGAGGACATCCGAAAGCTGGACTACGGTCAACACGTGGTGGCCGGCACACCTGGGCGCGTGTTCG ACATGATTCGCCGCAGGAGTCTCAGGACGAGAGCCATCAAGATGTTGGTCTTGGACGAAGCTGACGAGATGCTCAACAAAG GTTTCAAGGAGCAAATTTATGACGTGTACCGGTACCTGCCTCCGGCCACCCAGGTGGTTTTGATCAGTGCCACGCTGCCACACGAGATTCTGGAGATGACCAACAAGTTTATGACCGACCCGATCCGCATCCTAGTCAAACG TGATGAGCTGACTCTGGAGGGCATCAAACAGTTCTTCGTTGCTGTTGAGAGGGAGGAGTGGAAGTTTGACACTCTGTGTGATCTTTACGACACTCTGACCATCACACAGGCTGTCATCTTCTGCAACACCAAGAGGAag gtgGACTGGCTGACTGAGAAGATGAGAGAAGCCAACTTTACGGTGTCCTCGATGCACGGAGACATGCCGCAGAAAGAACGAGAGTCCATCATGAAGGAGTTCAGATCTGGAGCCAG tCGCGTCCTGATTTCTACGGACGTTTGGGCTCGAGGTTTGGACGTCCCACAGGTTTCCCTCATCATCAACTACGACCTGCCGAACAACCGAGAGCTCTACATCCACAG AATCGGTCGTTCGGGTCGGTATGGCAGGAAGGGCGTGGCCATCAACTTTGTGAAGAACGATGACATCAGGATCCTGCGAGACATCGAGCAGTACTACTCCACCCAGATCGATGAGATGCCCATGAACG TGGCTGACCTGATCTAA